One Arthrobacter sp. StoSoilB20 DNA segment encodes these proteins:
- a CDS encoding ABC transporter permease, giving the protein MTTKDESNKAPAPEESTAEVRAADVALDTAGGTLEPSIVPVSSQSGDPGHQQGSVLRRIVMGNGFVSVLAVLVALFLGGLLIASTDTQVAKTAGYLFARPTDFLNALWAAMTESYVALFQGSVFSAREGFKPLLETMTVATPLICAGLGVALAFRAGLFNIGAQGQIIISATLAAYVGFTWHLPFGLHLLVVIIMGVLGGAVWGGIVGILKARTGAHEVIVTIMLNYVALFLLDFLLNTAAFRRPGDSSPISPRLDESATYPVLIPGSRLHLGFLVAIALTFGVWWLLNRSTIGFEFRAVGANPIAARTAGVNVPRATILVMAMAGALAAFGGVAQVAGTEKVLTGGVAAQIGFDSITVALLGRSTPWGTFFAGLLFGAFRAGAVQMQIQTGTPIDIVLVVQSLIVLFIAAPPLIRSIFRLEQKKKNKTPKAAPKAALVNASGGAK; this is encoded by the coding sequence ATGACAACTAAAGACGAGTCCAACAAGGCCCCTGCACCCGAGGAATCCACGGCTGAAGTCCGTGCCGCTGACGTGGCGCTGGACACCGCAGGAGGAACGCTGGAACCCTCCATTGTGCCTGTTTCATCCCAAAGCGGGGACCCTGGCCACCAGCAGGGCAGCGTCCTGCGCCGGATCGTCATGGGCAACGGTTTTGTCTCTGTCCTGGCGGTCCTGGTTGCCCTGTTCCTGGGCGGCCTGTTGATCGCCAGCACCGATACCCAGGTAGCCAAAACCGCGGGTTATCTCTTTGCCCGGCCCACGGACTTCCTCAATGCGTTGTGGGCGGCCATGACCGAGAGCTACGTTGCGCTCTTTCAAGGCTCCGTCTTCAGCGCACGTGAGGGATTCAAGCCCTTGCTCGAGACCATGACCGTGGCAACGCCCCTGATCTGCGCCGGCCTTGGAGTGGCCCTGGCCTTCCGTGCAGGGCTGTTCAACATTGGTGCGCAAGGCCAGATCATCATCAGTGCCACGCTGGCGGCCTATGTCGGTTTCACCTGGCACCTGCCGTTCGGCCTGCACCTGCTGGTGGTCATCATCATGGGTGTCCTGGGTGGCGCCGTGTGGGGCGGGATCGTCGGCATCCTCAAAGCCCGGACCGGGGCGCATGAGGTCATCGTGACCATCATGCTGAACTACGTGGCGCTGTTCCTGTTGGACTTCCTCCTCAATACAGCTGCCTTCCGCCGTCCAGGCGACAGCAGCCCCATCTCGCCGCGCCTGGATGAGTCGGCGACATATCCGGTGCTCATCCCGGGATCCCGGCTGCACCTTGGGTTCCTGGTGGCCATCGCACTGACCTTTGGCGTGTGGTGGTTGCTGAACCGTTCCACCATCGGCTTCGAATTCCGGGCAGTGGGGGCCAACCCCATCGCAGCCCGGACAGCCGGTGTCAACGTACCCCGCGCCACCATCCTGGTGATGGCCATGGCCGGCGCCCTCGCCGCATTTGGCGGAGTAGCCCAAGTGGCCGGCACCGAGAAAGTGCTGACCGGCGGCGTCGCCGCCCAGATCGGTTTTGACTCCATCACCGTTGCACTGCTGGGACGGAGCACGCCCTGGGGGACGTTCTTTGCCGGCCTGCTGTTTGGAGCTTTCCGTGCAGGGGCCGTGCAGATGCAGATCCAGACGGGGACGCCAATCGACATCGTGTTGGTGGTCCAGTCCCTGATCGTTCTCTTCATCGCGGCACCGCCGCTGATCAGGTCGATTTTCCGGCTTGAGCAAAAGAAGAAGAACAAGACACCGAAAGCGGCTCCCAAGGCTGCCCTCGTCAACGCCTCCGGAGGTGCCAAATGA
- a CDS encoding ABC transporter permease: MSATTTAPTSGSTALPAFRPSMKVPLSLGILALIALVFFGFLGPDQTAEMKISDAGDAVAVPALMIPGQVGGVVFGILLLAMAAYSIYLWTQGERSPKWLPIVFAVVFVFALLVWIVAGARQPSISLAGLVAGSVTLAVPLVFGSLSGVLCERVGVVNIAIEGQLLGGAFTAALVATMTGSPYIGLIAAAAAGAAVSMVLAVFSIKYLVNQIIVGVVLNVLVSGLTGFLYGTLMVPNKEQFNTPGRLDILPIPLLSDIPIIGPILFEQSIAGYLMYVAVAVVWFGLFKTRWGLRVRAVGEHPQAADTLGINVNATRFWNVTLGGAIAGIGGAVFTLVTIDSFTKDISGGRGFIALAALIFGRWNPIGAFLASLLFGFAYNLQSILGIIGTPVPSQFMAMLPYLVTIFAVAGLVGKSRGPAASGIPYVKG, from the coding sequence ATGAGCGCGACAACCACCGCTCCGACGTCGGGATCAACGGCCCTGCCGGCCTTCCGGCCATCCATGAAAGTCCCGCTCTCCCTCGGCATCCTTGCCCTCATAGCCCTGGTGTTCTTCGGCTTCCTGGGCCCGGACCAGACCGCCGAAATGAAGATCAGCGACGCCGGTGACGCCGTCGCCGTACCCGCCCTTATGATTCCCGGGCAGGTGGGCGGTGTGGTCTTTGGCATCCTGCTCCTGGCCATGGCCGCCTATTCCATCTACCTCTGGACGCAGGGGGAGCGCTCACCGAAGTGGCTTCCGATCGTGTTCGCCGTGGTTTTTGTCTTCGCTTTGCTTGTCTGGATCGTGGCAGGGGCACGGCAGCCCTCCATTTCACTGGCCGGCCTGGTTGCCGGCTCGGTGACCCTGGCGGTGCCGCTGGTCTTTGGTTCTCTCTCAGGCGTGCTTTGTGAGCGTGTAGGCGTAGTAAACATCGCCATCGAGGGCCAGCTCCTGGGTGGCGCATTCACTGCTGCCCTGGTGGCCACGATGACTGGCAGCCCGTACATTGGCCTCATTGCAGCCGCTGCTGCCGGTGCCGCTGTATCCATGGTCCTGGCGGTCTTCAGCATCAAGTACCTGGTCAACCAGATCATCGTGGGCGTTGTCCTCAACGTCCTCGTGTCGGGTCTGACCGGCTTCCTCTACGGCACTTTGATGGTGCCCAACAAGGAGCAGTTCAACACCCCGGGGCGGCTTGATATCCTGCCGATCCCGCTGCTCTCGGACATCCCCATCATTGGTCCCATCCTCTTTGAGCAATCCATCGCGGGCTACCTCATGTACGTGGCTGTGGCTGTGGTGTGGTTCGGCCTGTTCAAGACCCGGTGGGGCCTGCGTGTCCGCGCTGTCGGCGAGCACCCGCAGGCTGCCGACACCCTGGGCATCAACGTCAACGCCACCCGTTTCTGGAATGTCACTTTGGGTGGTGCCATCGCTGGTATCGGCGGCGCGGTGTTCACCCTGGTGACCATCGACTCCTTCACCAAGGACATCTCCGGCGGCCGTGGCTTCATCGCCCTGGCAGCGTTGATCTTTGGCCGGTGGAACCCGATCGGCGCTTTCCTTGCATCGCTCCTGTTCGGCTTTGCGTACAACCTGCAGTCCATCCTGGGCATTATTGGTACTCCGGTGCCCAGCCAGTTCATGGCCATGCTGCCGTATCTGGTGACCATCTTCGCCGTCGCCGGGCTGGTGGGTAAGTCACGGGGACCGGCGGCCAGCGGCATACCGTATGTGAAGGGTTGA
- a CDS encoding cytidine deaminase: MPANDIDWQALEVAAKQAMLNAYAPYSKFPVGAAALTEDGRIISGCNVENASYGLTLCAECALVGQLHMTGGGRIAAFYCVDGQGNILMPCGRCRQLLYEFRAPGMQLMTTQGIKSMDQVLPDAFGPEHLEETT; the protein is encoded by the coding sequence ATGCCTGCGAATGACATTGACTGGCAGGCACTGGAAGTTGCTGCAAAGCAGGCCATGCTCAACGCCTACGCCCCGTATTCGAAGTTCCCGGTGGGGGCTGCGGCCCTCACCGAGGACGGCCGGATCATCAGTGGTTGCAACGTGGAGAATGCCAGCTATGGCCTGACCCTCTGCGCCGAATGTGCCCTGGTGGGCCAGCTCCACATGACCGGGGGCGGCAGGATCGCCGCGTTCTACTGCGTGGATGGCCAAGGCAACATCCTCATGCCCTGCGGGCGTTGCCGGCAGTTGCTCTACGAATTCAGGGCGCCCGGAATGCAGCTCATGACAACTCAGGGAATCAAATCCATGGACCAGGTGCTGCCTGACGCCTTTGGTCCCGAACACCTGGAGGAAACCACGTGA
- a CDS encoding thymidine phosphorylase, with protein MTSTEAFDAVQIISIKRDKGTLTPEQIDWTIDAYTRGVIAEEQMAALNMAILLNGMDRSEISRWTSAMIASGERMDFSSLTRPDGGRKATSDKHSTGGVGDKITLPLAPLVAVFGVAVPQLSGRGLGHTGGTLDKLEAIPGWRANLSNDEIMAQLQDVGAVICAAGSGLAPADKKLYALRDVTGTVEAIPLIASSIMSKKIAEGTGSLVLDVKVGSGAFMKDEARARELAETMVALGKDAGVHTVALITDMSTPLGLTAGNAIEVEESVEVLAGGGPEDVVELTVRLAEEMLAGAGIHDADPAAALKDGRAMDVWNRMIQAQGGDPRAALPVAKESEVVYAPADGVLMELDALSVGVAAWRLGAGRARKEDQVQAGAGVRLHAKPGALVRAGEPLMTLLTDTPGKFERAKEALQEAVVIAPEGSRPAHQLIIDRIA; from the coding sequence GTGACCAGCACTGAAGCGTTCGACGCCGTCCAGATCATTTCCATTAAGCGGGACAAGGGCACGCTCACGCCTGAGCAGATCGACTGGACCATTGATGCCTACACCCGCGGTGTGATTGCCGAGGAACAGATGGCTGCGCTGAACATGGCCATCCTGCTGAACGGAATGGACCGCTCAGAGATCTCGCGGTGGACTTCGGCCATGATCGCCTCGGGGGAGCGGATGGACTTTTCGTCCCTGACAAGGCCCGACGGCGGCCGGAAGGCTACCAGCGACAAGCACTCCACCGGGGGAGTCGGGGACAAGATCACGCTGCCGCTGGCACCGCTGGTGGCCGTGTTCGGCGTCGCCGTTCCGCAGCTTTCGGGCCGCGGACTCGGCCACACCGGCGGAACCCTGGACAAGCTCGAGGCCATCCCCGGGTGGAGGGCCAACCTCAGCAACGACGAAATCATGGCCCAACTCCAGGACGTTGGCGCTGTCATTTGCGCCGCGGGCTCCGGGCTCGCCCCGGCGGATAAGAAGCTCTATGCCTTGCGTGACGTCACGGGCACAGTGGAAGCCATCCCGCTGATTGCTTCCTCGATCATGAGCAAGAAGATCGCCGAAGGAACGGGCTCCCTGGTGCTGGACGTCAAGGTGGGTTCGGGCGCGTTCATGAAGGACGAAGCGCGGGCCCGCGAACTGGCAGAGACCATGGTGGCCCTGGGCAAGGACGCCGGCGTACATACCGTTGCGCTGATCACGGATATGTCCACGCCGCTGGGGTTGACCGCCGGAAATGCGATCGAAGTCGAGGAATCCGTGGAGGTCCTTGCCGGCGGCGGTCCGGAAGACGTCGTTGAGTTGACTGTCCGGTTGGCCGAGGAGATGCTGGCCGGTGCCGGGATCCACGACGCCGACCCCGCGGCCGCCTTGAAGGACGGCCGTGCCATGGACGTCTGGAACCGGATGATCCAAGCGCAGGGTGGCGACCCGCGTGCCGCCCTTCCGGTGGCAAAGGAATCCGAGGTTGTCTATGCACCTGCGGATGGTGTCCTGATGGAACTGGATGCGCTGTCTGTGGGCGTGGCCGCTTGGCGCCTCGGTGCCGGGCGGGCCCGCAAGGAAGACCAGGTCCAGGCAGGGGCCGGTGTGCGGCTGCACGCCAAGCCCGGCGCCTTGGTCCGTGCGGGTGAGCCACTCATGACGCTCCTGACGGATACCCCTGGGAAATTCGAGCGGGCCAAGGAAGCGCTCCAGGAGGCCGTGGTGATTGCGCCGGAGGGTTCACGCCCGGCGCACCAGCTCATCATCGACCGCATCGCCTAG
- a CDS encoding DedA family protein — MQAINDFILAAAGQPWVLFLVLACCVIDGFFPPIPSESVVVGLSAVSGSSGLPNVWLLGLMAAIGAFSGDNIAYIIGRRIGIQRWRWMRTQRMQGAFRWAGKELRRRSASLIMVARFIPIGRVAVNLTAGATHFHHRRFVALTAMSAVLWATYSVILGYFFGVWFEDNHLLGAVIAIVVAVILGIIIDRIISKVRGSVPLDGKNIPGEDAPAPPTV; from the coding sequence GTGCAGGCCATCAACGATTTCATCCTCGCCGCGGCCGGGCAGCCATGGGTGTTGTTCCTGGTGCTGGCTTGCTGCGTCATTGATGGCTTCTTCCCGCCCATCCCGAGTGAGTCGGTAGTGGTAGGCCTCAGCGCGGTTTCCGGAAGCAGCGGCTTGCCCAACGTATGGCTGCTGGGATTGATGGCTGCCATTGGCGCCTTTTCCGGGGACAACATCGCGTACATCATCGGCCGGCGCATCGGCATCCAGCGTTGGCGTTGGATGCGTACCCAGCGGATGCAAGGCGCCTTCCGCTGGGCCGGGAAGGAACTTCGACGCCGGTCTGCCTCGCTGATCATGGTGGCCCGGTTCATCCCCATCGGCAGGGTGGCCGTCAACCTGACGGCAGGCGCCACGCATTTCCACCATCGGCGCTTTGTCGCCCTGACGGCCATGTCCGCTGTCCTGTGGGCCACGTATTCGGTGATCCTTGGCTACTTCTTTGGTGTCTGGTTCGAGGACAACCACCTTCTGGGTGCCGTCATAGCGATCGTGGTGGCCGTCATCCTGGGCATCATCATTGATCGGATCATCAGCAAGGTCCGGGGATCGGTGCCTTTGGACGGTAAGAACATACCCGGCGAAGACGCCCCGGCTCCACCCACGGTATGA
- a CDS encoding DedA family protein produces the protein MLEHAAGQPWIYPVLLVFFFIDGFATILPSETAIVGLSALSLHSGEPNLWILGATALVGAMAGDNMAYMLGRKIGLTRWKWMRRPKVQKMFAWAQYELDKRGAVLIFTARYIPWGRVAVNYVAGQTGFRHRTFFWLDAFACVTWVAYSIGIGLLAGQWVHNNPLLGVGIAVAFAVILGIVVDHALRWWHKYLEKKDLAKDTAAGAESPVSGPDSGPTEKAVAGVDLSKPAS, from the coding sequence ATGCTCGAGCATGCAGCCGGGCAGCCATGGATATACCCGGTACTCCTGGTCTTCTTTTTCATTGACGGATTTGCCACCATCCTGCCCAGCGAAACAGCCATTGTCGGCCTCTCGGCGCTGTCCCTTCACAGCGGAGAACCCAACCTCTGGATCCTGGGCGCAACGGCACTGGTAGGTGCCATGGCCGGTGACAACATGGCCTACATGCTGGGCCGGAAAATCGGTCTCACCCGCTGGAAGTGGATGCGCAGGCCCAAGGTCCAGAAAATGTTTGCCTGGGCACAGTATGAGCTCGACAAGCGCGGCGCAGTCCTCATTTTCACGGCCCGGTACATCCCTTGGGGAAGGGTCGCGGTGAACTACGTTGCCGGGCAGACCGGGTTCCGCCACCGGACCTTCTTCTGGCTGGACGCCTTCGCCTGCGTCACCTGGGTTGCCTACTCGATTGGCATCGGCCTCCTTGCCGGTCAATGGGTGCATAACAACCCGCTCCTTGGAGTCGGCATCGCAGTCGCCTTCGCCGTAATTTTGGGCATCGTAGTGGACCACGCCCTGCGCTGGTGGCACAAGTACCTTGAAAAGAAGGACCTGGCCAAGGACACTGCTGCCGGTGCCGAATCACCGGTTTCCGGTCCTGATTCCGGTCCCACCGAAAAGGCTGTCGCCGGCGTCGACCTCTCCAAGCCGGCCAGCTAG
- a CDS encoding adenosine deaminase: MTEPILDAAPALDFDLKSLPKVSLHDHLDGGLRPATIIELAAEVGHTLPSTDPVALGEWFRESADSGSLVRYLETFDHTIAVMQTKEGLFRVAKEFVEDLAEDGVVYGEVRWAPEQHLQKGLTLDEVVEAVQTGLEAGVDAADERGRQIQVGQLITAMRHADRGQEIAELAVRHRANGAVGFDIAGAEDGFPPSRFKDAFTYLAENNFPATVHAGEAAGLDSIQSALVDGRALRLGHGVRIAEDISVEFEDNSDDDGEDTVGMVTIGSIAAWVRDRGIALEICPSSNLQTGAISGFGDGIESHPVDMLFQLGFNVTINTDNRLMSGVTLTDELELLVETFDYDLDDLLELTLNAAEAAFLPLDEREALVEYINDAYANLG; this comes from the coding sequence GTGACTGAGCCCATACTTGACGCCGCCCCTGCCCTTGACTTCGACCTGAAGAGCCTGCCCAAGGTTTCCCTCCACGACCACCTGGACGGAGGCCTCCGACCCGCCACCATCATTGAGCTCGCTGCGGAGGTCGGCCACACCCTGCCCTCCACCGACCCTGTCGCGCTGGGCGAATGGTTCCGCGAATCAGCCGACTCCGGATCCCTGGTCCGTTACCTCGAAACGTTCGACCACACCATTGCCGTCATGCAGACCAAGGAAGGCCTGTTCAGGGTCGCCAAGGAGTTCGTCGAAGACCTTGCCGAGGACGGCGTGGTCTACGGTGAAGTCCGCTGGGCGCCGGAACAGCACTTGCAGAAGGGCCTGACCCTGGACGAGGTTGTTGAGGCCGTCCAGACCGGTCTCGAAGCCGGTGTTGACGCCGCTGACGAACGCGGCCGGCAGATCCAGGTGGGCCAGCTCATCACCGCCATGCGCCACGCCGACCGTGGCCAGGAAATCGCCGAGCTCGCCGTCCGCCACCGTGCCAACGGTGCTGTTGGTTTTGATATTGCCGGCGCCGAGGACGGCTTCCCGCCGTCCCGTTTCAAGGACGCCTTCACTTACCTCGCCGAAAACAACTTCCCGGCCACCGTCCATGCCGGCGAAGCAGCAGGTTTGGACAGCATCCAGTCCGCGCTGGTTGACGGCCGCGCTTTGCGCCTGGGCCATGGTGTCCGGATCGCCGAGGACATCTCGGTGGAGTTCGAAGACAACTCCGACGACGACGGCGAGGACACCGTTGGCATGGTGACGATTGGCAGCATTGCCGCCTGGGTCCGCGACCGCGGCATTGCCTTGGAAATCTGCCCTTCCTCCAACCTGCAGACCGGCGCCATTTCCGGTTTTGGTGATGGCATCGAGAGCCACCCGGTGGACATGCTTTTCCAGCTCGGTTTCAATGTCACCATCAACACCGACAACCGCCTCATGAGCGGGGTCACCCTGACCGATGAGTTGGAGCTCCTGGTGGAGACCTTCGACTACGACCTCGATGATCTCCTCGAACTGACGCTCAATGCTGCCGAGGCTGCCTTCCTGCCGTTGGACGAGCGTGAAGCCCTGGTTGAGTACATCAACGATGCCTACGCCAACCTCGGCTAA
- a CDS encoding MazG nucleotide pyrophosphohydrolase domain-containing protein: MPTPTSAKDSNELEELIRTIAALREHCPWMGALTHESLVEYLIEEAYEVVDSIEAGAVDDELRGELGDVLLQVVLHARLAEERGSFDFAAVARGINAKMVRRNQHVFRADGSLRDSFPASVEEIIVKWDAAKRAEKPERKDPFEGIPPHLPALAAAQKSLDRAARAGMADPQGALAAVGLPAIPASEEALGELLLAVVAGAREQGLDAERALRAAVRSFQSTRAQPS; encoded by the coding sequence ATGCCTACGCCAACCTCGGCTAAGGACTCCAATGAGCTCGAAGAGCTCATCCGGACGATCGCAGCACTGCGTGAGCACTGCCCCTGGATGGGTGCGCTGACGCACGAGTCGCTGGTGGAATACCTGATTGAGGAAGCCTACGAAGTAGTGGACTCGATCGAAGCCGGCGCTGTTGACGACGAGCTTCGCGGCGAGTTGGGCGATGTACTGCTGCAAGTGGTGCTTCACGCCCGGCTCGCCGAGGAGCGCGGCAGCTTTGATTTCGCTGCCGTAGCCCGGGGCATCAACGCCAAGATGGTCCGGCGAAACCAGCACGTGTTCAGGGCGGACGGTTCCCTGCGGGATTCTTTCCCGGCCAGCGTCGAGGAAATCATCGTCAAGTGGGACGCCGCTAAACGCGCCGAGAAGCCGGAACGGAAGGATCCCTTCGAGGGCATCCCGCCGCACCTTCCTGCCTTGGCTGCGGCCCAGAAGTCCCTGGATAGGGCAGCCCGCGCAGGGATGGCCGATCCACAAGGTGCGTTGGCCGCCGTCGGACTTCCTGCCATCCCTGCCTCGGAAGAGGCCCTGGGGGAGCTGCTTCTCGCCGTTGTCGCGGGTGCCCGGGAGCAAGGACTCGACGCCGAACGGGCCCTTCGTGCCGCTGTCCGATCGTTCCAGAGCACCAGGGCACAGCCTTCATGA
- the eno gene encoding phosphopyruvate hydratase, with the protein MALIDAIHAREILDSRGNPTVEVEVLLSDGQIGRAAVPSGASTGEHEAVELRDGDKGRYLGKGVQKAVDAVIDEISPALIGFDATDQRSIDQAMIDLDGTPNKGKLGANAILGVSLAVANAAAASADLPLYKYLGGPNAHVLPVPLMNILNGGSHADSDVDIQEFMIAPIGAETFSEGLRWGVEVYHNLKAVLQEKGLSTGLGDEGGFAPNLPSNRAALDLIQEAIKNAGYTPGTDIALALDVASSEFYKDGAYQFEGKALSATEMSAYYAELVADYPLVSIEDPLDENDWEGWKTLTDTIGDKVQLVGDDLFVTNPVRLQQGIETATANSLLVKVNQIGSLTETLDAVSLAQRSGYTTITSHRSGETEDTTIADIAVATNAGQIKTGAPARSERVAKYNQLLRIEEELDDAARYAGRSAFPRFKG; encoded by the coding sequence ATGGCGCTTATCGATGCCATCCACGCACGCGAGATCCTTGATTCCCGCGGAAACCCGACCGTAGAAGTTGAGGTTCTGCTCTCCGACGGCCAGATCGGCCGCGCAGCAGTTCCCTCCGGTGCCTCCACCGGCGAGCACGAGGCTGTTGAGCTTCGCGACGGCGACAAGGGCCGTTACCTCGGCAAGGGTGTCCAGAAGGCCGTCGACGCCGTTATCGACGAGATCTCCCCGGCCCTGATTGGTTTCGACGCCACCGACCAGCGCAGCATCGACCAGGCCATGATTGACCTGGACGGCACGCCCAACAAGGGCAAGCTCGGCGCCAACGCCATCCTGGGTGTCTCGCTGGCCGTTGCCAACGCTGCCGCTGCTTCTGCAGACCTGCCGCTGTACAAGTACCTGGGCGGCCCGAACGCCCACGTCCTGCCCGTTCCGCTGATGAACATCCTCAACGGCGGCTCGCACGCCGACTCCGATGTGGACATCCAGGAATTCATGATCGCTCCGATCGGCGCCGAGACCTTCTCCGAAGGCCTGCGCTGGGGCGTTGAGGTTTACCACAACCTCAAGGCTGTCCTCCAGGAAAAGGGCCTCTCCACGGGCCTCGGCGACGAAGGTGGCTTTGCCCCGAACCTGCCGTCCAACCGCGCTGCTCTGGACCTCATCCAGGAAGCCATCAAGAACGCCGGCTACACCCCGGGCACGGACATCGCCCTGGCCCTGGATGTTGCCTCCTCCGAGTTCTACAAGGACGGCGCCTACCAGTTCGAAGGCAAGGCACTCTCTGCCACCGAAATGAGCGCCTACTACGCTGAACTCGTTGCAGACTACCCGCTGGTCTCCATTGAAGACCCGCTGGATGAGAACGACTGGGAAGGCTGGAAGACCCTCACCGACACCATCGGTGACAAGGTCCAGCTGGTGGGCGATGACCTCTTCGTCACCAACCCGGTCCGCCTGCAGCAGGGCATCGAGACGGCTACGGCCAACTCCCTGCTGGTCAAGGTAAACCAGATCGGCTCCCTGACCGAGACGCTCGACGCCGTTTCCCTGGCCCAGCGTTCCGGCTACACCACCATCACCTCGCACCGCTCCGGCGAAACCGAGGACACCACCATTGCTGACATCGCCGTTGCCACCAACGCGGGCCAGATCAAGACCGGTGCCCCGGCCCGCTCCGAGCGCGTTGCCAAGTACAACCAGCTGCTGCGCATCGAAGAAGAACTCGACGACGCAGCACGCTACGCCGGCCGCAGCGCGTTCCCGCGTTTCAAGGGCTAG
- a CDS encoding septum formation initiator family protein — protein MATRRPKVPRADALGPSSAGRSSSTARPASGTPAGETRPSETRPSGSRPSESRTSAGVPGTAPKDPAAAARTGVSGSGDVIKAEFGGARTTAKTSTPAGATKAPAPGGGTLGPKSPVAGKTSTKKPTAANSKAADKTSGKSSDKSSGKQGTRAAAEHELDPVPAKAFSGRMLALAVVMIAITIMLAPTVKVFLEKRAEISALEAEIAGRKAEQTELNKQLSRWQDPNYVKQQARDRINMVMPGETGYWVFGGEEAAGTPGGRTGSGSSANPENLPWVDALWESIRRSATD, from the coding sequence ATGGCCACCCGTCGTCCAAAGGTACCCAGGGCTGACGCCTTGGGCCCGTCCAGTGCAGGCCGTTCCTCCTCCACGGCCCGCCCAGCCAGCGGAACGCCAGCCGGCGAAACCCGTCCCAGCGAAACCCGTCCAAGCGGCAGCCGGCCCAGCGAATCCCGGACCAGCGCCGGCGTTCCCGGAACTGCTCCCAAAGACCCTGCTGCGGCTGCACGGACGGGCGTTTCCGGCAGCGGCGACGTCATCAAAGCCGAGTTCGGTGGTGCGCGGACGACTGCCAAGACGTCGACGCCGGCAGGGGCCACCAAAGCGCCCGCTCCTGGTGGTGGAACCCTCGGTCCGAAGTCTCCTGTGGCCGGAAAAACCTCCACCAAGAAGCCCACAGCGGCCAATTCGAAGGCCGCGGACAAGACTTCAGGCAAGTCGTCGGACAAGTCTTCAGGGAAACAGGGCACCAGGGCCGCAGCGGAACATGAGCTGGACCCGGTTCCGGCAAAGGCGTTCTCCGGCAGGATGCTGGCACTGGCTGTGGTCATGATTGCCATCACCATCATGCTGGCCCCCACTGTGAAGGTTTTCCTGGAGAAGCGCGCCGAGATTTCGGCCTTGGAAGCCGAAATTGCCGGGCGGAAGGCGGAGCAGACGGAGCTCAACAAGCAGCTTTCCCGGTGGCAGGATCCCAACTACGTGAAGCAGCAGGCCCGCGACCGCATTAACATGGTTATGCCGGGTGAAACAGGTTACTGGGTGTTTGGGGGAGAAGAAGCCGCCGGCACGCCAGGAGGCCGCACCGGCTCCGGATCGTCTGCAAACCCGGAGAACCTGCCATGGGTGGATGCCCTCTGGGAGTCAATCAGACGATCGGCAACTGACTAG